AGCCACGCTCGTATAAAGCGACCTCCACCACAATGAAGCTTCCCCGCTACTGCCGACGCAAGCCATTAAGGGGTGGTCAATGGGCATACTTCTTTGAGCCGCCCAGTTGGGCACGCAAGCAGGGCTGCCACGTCCAGGCCGCGGCGCTCGGACAGGAACATGCGGCCGCCGTAGATCGAGCCAATAATGTGCTCCTACCCGCCTTTGACAGCTGGCGTTCAAGAGGACTGACCGACATGATCCCGGCCTCTCCAGTTCCTGGAAGTTTTGATTGGCTGGTCAGCATCTTCAAAACGAATCGCAAATGGGGCGAAATTGACCATAACACCCAGCGCTTTTACGAACGAGGGCTCGCGCTCTTTGCCAACCAAAAGCTGAAAGATGGCAGCCGTGCCGGCTCGAAGCAGATTTCTGACTTCACAAAACGATTTGTCGACGCGATTTACGCCAAGCTGCTCGTTGTGAAGGACCAAGACGCGGACGGCAACATCGTGACGCGTGAACGTCGCCGTGCTGCAAATGCATCCATGACCGCTTGCCGGCGAGCCTGGTTTGTTGGTCAACGCGCTCAGGAAGAGGAAGTACCGACAGTCAATCCATTCTCACGCATGGGCCTTAAAACACGCCCTCGTGGCCGGCCAGTACGTGAGACACCGACGGCAACTTGGGATGAACTCGTTGCGTTTAGATTGGCCGCCAACAGGCTCGGATATCGCTCGGTCGCGACGGCTGCGTTGTTGACCTGGGAATGGTTGCAGCGGCAAGAGCACGTGTTTGGAGCTTTTGAAGTCTCGCACTATCGGCCTAAAGAGCGGCCGAACAGCGTGAAAATCGTGCATCCGAAGAATGGCGAAGAAGCCTGGTGGCCCCTGTTTGATGAAACCGGCGAACCCCTTTTCCCCGAATTAATGGCGGAGCTCGATGCCATCAAGGCAACGACGGCTTCGGGCTTGGTCTTTCGGCGCGATCACGAGCATCGCAGGTCACGCGATCAACTTCCTTGGATCACGGAACGCAAGGACCTTCGTTACCTGCGGAGGGTCGTAAAAAAGATAGTCGTGTCAGCTCAGCTACGAGGCGAACTCTCGTTTACTTCCTTCCGTCATGGCGGCTTTACTGAAGGCGCGGATAGCGACCTTACAGATGCCGAATTGCGCACGGCGGCTCGCCATCGTTCCTCACATCAACTGCCAACCTATGCCAAACGCACGCGCAAGCAATTGATTGCTGGCTCCAAGAAGCGTCGTGAAGAGCGAACAAAAGCGACTCATTGTCGTACCTTGGAACGACCGCCCAACGTGACCTAAATGATTGATTCACCTGGCGGGCCTGAAAGGCTCAGCTACGAACTGCTGGTTACACAGGCTATTTGCCCGGCCACGACGGCTTTCGCTTTTCGCTGAATGCTTTTAAGCCTTCCTTGGCGTCTTCCGTCATCGCCAGCAACGCGATCTGGCTTTCGGTATAGGCGATGCTTTCGTCGAACGACATCGAGGCGATGGCCCGCATGGCGTATTTGCCGCGGCGGATCGCGGTCGGCGACTTGTCGACGATGCGGCCGATCAGCCAGTCGACCTTGGCGTCGAGCTCGGCCGCGGGCACCACATAGTTCAGGAGTCCGGCAGCCTGGGCTGCATGGGCGTCGAACGGCTCGCCGGTCAGCGACCATTCGTTGACGAGACGTTTTGGCGCGATCGTCTGCAACAGGCTGAGAACCTGCATCGGGAACACGCCGACCTTGACCTCGGGTAGTCCAAAGATGACGTGATCGGCTGATACCGCCATGTCGGTCATGCACAGCAGGCCCATACCGCCGGCCATGCAGACGCCGCCGACGCGCGCGATCGCCGGCTTGGTGGCATTCTGCGACAGCCGCAACAGATCCGCGTAGTCGACATTCGGCCGGGAAAAATCCATTGCAAAAGCGGCGCCGCTGTTCTGCAGGTCGGCGCCGGCGCAAAACGCCTTGTCGCCCGCCCCCGTCAGCACGATGACGCGGACCTCCTTGTCGTCATGGGCGTCGCGATAACCGCGGGCGATGCCGGCGACGACGTCGGCATTGATGGCGTTGCGCTTGTCGGGCCGGTTGATGGTTATCCAGAGCGCCTGCCCGCGCTTCTCGCGTATCACGCTGTTCGTATCGGTCATTGTCCCACTCACTTGTTCGCTATTGGTTGGCGAACATTTGCGGCAGGATGGCGGTGGACTGCAAGCGGGATTTATCCCGCGAGCGCGGCCTTCTTCACCCAAACCTTGTTGTCGTGGAACGCCGCCCCGCCGACCGGTGCCACTTCCTCGGCCCCGGTCAGCATATTGATGCCGCGGCCGCCGATATGGGCCTTGTTGGGCTGAATGGATTCGGCGATCAGTACGCCGCGGCGCACGCCGTCGAACAATTTGGCGGTCAGCGTCGTTTCGCCGCGCGTGTTGCCGAGCGTCACGGCCTCGCCATCGGCGATCCCGAGCGCTGCAGCATCCGCGGGATGAATCATCACCGACGGGTTCCCCTCACGCGCGATCGACGACGGCGTTTCATTGAAACTGGTGTTGAGGAAGCTGCGCGACGGGCTGGTCGCGAGCCGGAACGGATGCGCCTCGTCCGCCTCCTCGATGATCCTCCAGTGGTCCGGCAGCGCGGGCATTTCCGCCCAGGGGCCCATGCCGGGCATACCGAAGGGCGGATGCGCCCAGTCGGCCTTGAAGTGGAATTTTTTGTCGGCATGCGCGAAGCCGTCGAGATAATGCGAGGTGCGAAAATCCGGCTGGATGTCGCGCCACAAATCCTTCTCCAGGCTTTCGATATCGCCGTGGCCGCTCTGCTTCAGCGTCGCGTCGATCAGTTCGCGCGGCGTCATCTCGAAGCCGGGATGCACCGCCTTGAGGCGGCGACCGAGACCTTGCAAAACCTCGTGGTTGGAGCGGCACTCGCCGGGCGGATCGATCAGCTTGGCGCCGACCGAAATATGCTGATGGCCGCCGCCGTAATAGAGATCGTCGTGCTCCATGAACATGGTGGCGGGCAGCACGATGTCGGCCATTTGGGCGGTCTCGGTCATGAACTGCTCGTGCACCACCATGAACAGGTCCTCGCGCGCAAAGCCCTGGCGTACCAGCGCCTGCTCCGGCGCCACCGTCATCGGGTTGGTGTTCTGGATCAGCATCGCCTTGACCGGCGGGCCATTTTTCAACGCCACGGCATCGCCGGTCAGGATGCGTCCGATCCTGGACTGGTCGAGCACCCGGACGGAGCTGTCGCGCGCGTCATGACCCTCGATGATGGACTCGTTGAACTTCCAGATCGCGAAATTGTTGAAGAACGCGCCGCCGCCCTCGTACTGCCAGGCACCGGTCACCGCCGGGATGCACAGCGCAGCGTGCATCTGCGCGGCGCCATTGCGGCTGCGGGTAAAGCCATAGCCGAGGCGGAAGAACGTACGCTGGGTCTGGCCGACCGCGCGCGCAAACGCCTCGATCTCCTCGACCGGCACGCCCGAGATCGCCGACGCCCATTCCGGCGTGCGGGTCGCCAGATGCGCCTCCAGTTCGTCGGGACAGTCGGTATACTCTGCGAGATAGGCCCGGTCGGCATAGCCCTCGCGGAACAGCACATGCATGACGGCGCAGGCGAAGGCGCCGTCGGTACCGGGCTTGAGCAGGATCTTGATATCGGCCTGCTTCATGGTTTCGTTGTTATAGACGTCGATCGCCGCGATCTTCGCGCCGCGCTCCTTGCGGGCGCGCATCGCATGCGTCATCACGTTGACCTGGGTGTTGACGGGATTGGTGCCCCAGATCACGATCAGGTCGGAGACACCCATCTCGCGCGGATCGACGCCGGCGATCTTGCCGGTGCCGATGGCAAATCCGACGCGCGCAATGTTGGCGCAGATGGTAGAGTAGAAGCGCGAATATTTCTTCACGTTGGCGAGGCGGTTGATGCCGTCGCGCATCACCAGTCCCATGGTGCCGGCGTAATAATACGGCCAGACCGATTCAGCGCCGAATTCGCGCTCGGCGGAATCGAAGCGGGCGGCGATTTCGTCCAGCGCCTCGTCCCAGGAAATTCGCGCGAACTGGCCCGAGCCCTTCGGTCCGGTGCGGCGCATCGGATAGAGCAGCCGGTCGGGATGATGAATGCGCTCGGCATAGCGCGCGACCTTGGCGCAGACCACGCCCGCGGTATAGGTCTGCTGCTTGGAGCCCCGCACCCGGCCAATGCTGCGGCCTTCGATCACCTCGATGTCGAGCGCGCAGGCCGACGGGCAATCGTGCGGACAGGTGGAATGGCGGATGTCGACCTTGGCGTGCTGGTTCATGTCACCATAGGTAACATCAAATGTTTCGGCCGCCGAAGGACTTTCTCAAGGAAGATTAAAAATCCTTCCGTATCAATATGTTAGACAAGTTTTGAGCCCCAAAATGATGCATTGAAACACAACGGGTATTTTCACGATTGGCAAACCTTCGCACGCTCAGTCGATCCAATCCATCATGGGGAAGTTTGAGCTAGGTCCAGCCAATGAAGGCCAACGAAATCTAAGTCGCACATCCCAACGGCAGCTTTGCGCCGATACTGTTCTCTAATTCCGGGTCTGGGTGTCAAGCTCTCTAGCGATCATCCTTGCCGGGCCCACTGTTCTCTCCGCGGTAGGGGTAAGCCCTCCGCATGATGGCGTAAGGTGACGCTGGCGGTTCAATGTTGAAATCGCGGTCGGCCTTTCGGATGCACGCAAAGAATCGGGCGAACTCACCATCGCCATCGTCCCGGCAGGGACGTCTTTTCCCGCCCGTTCGGCAGGATCTCGGTAATGCCTTCGCTAGGCAGCAATCTCCTTCGACCAGTTGAATTCGGTTCCATCGATCCACATGCGATGCAGAATGACCGCGAGCTTACGTGCGACTGCAACCTTAGCCTTGCGGAGCCCGTTGCGCTTGGCGAGCCTTACTCCCCAGGCCTTCACGGCGGACCACTTCGGGACGCGCGTCAGCAGAACCCCGGCTGCTTCAAACAGGTAACTTCGCAGCATGGCGTCACCGCATTTAGAGATTCGGCCCGACCAATCGACCTCCCCGGAGGCGTGGCGTCTACTGGTCAGCCCGACATAAGCACCGACGCTTCTCGACCGCGCAAAACGTGCCGGATCGTCAATCGTTGCCTTGAAGGCGAGCGCGGTGATCGGACCGATCCCAGGCACCGTCATGAACCGGCGGACCTGCGCATCATGGCGAGCCAGCTTCATAACCTTGCGGTCAAGTTCGCTGACCTGCTGCCCGACGGCATTGCGCGCTTCGAGCAGCGGTCTGATCGCAGCTATCAGCTCAGGACGGCCCTCGATCAACTCCTCGGCTCGCACGGCAAAGACATTGAACTTGGCACGGCCGATGACGAGACCGAGGTTCTTCAGAAGGCCGCGAACATGGTTCTCGAGATCACGCTTGATCTTGACCAGCAGCGCCCGGCTGGCCAGTAGCGCCCTGACCGAGTGGCTGTCGATATCCTTGACGTGCACCTCTTTGAACCAGCCGGTCTGCATGATGCGGGCGATCCCGATTGCATCGTTGCGGTCGCTTTTGTTGATCTGCATCTTGAGCACCGCCTTGGCATGGCGCGCGTCGATACAGATCACTGGGAGGCCAAGCTGCTTAAGCTCGGTCCATAGCCAGGTTGACGTCGGTCCGGTCTCGAGGCCGATGCGTACTGCATCCGGCGCCTTTGACCTCACGTAAACTGCGATCGCCTCAGGATCTGACTCGACCACGCCCTCTCGCACGACCGCCCCCGTCTGGTCCACCACGCAGATCGATGTCTGCTTCAACGATACGTCCAGTCCGACATAGTATTCCATTGCTGCCCTCCATCGTTGCGAGGCCACATGAGGCTGGCCTCATACGTTCCTGGAGAGCTGATTCCCTTGCCTTTGTCTGGCTCGATCCCGGAATTACCCCATGTTGAAAAAGTCGAAAGTTGCGTCAGTACGAATTTGTGATGCAATCCTAAAACGCGAAGCAATTGACGATTCGGGTATCTCCAGTCGCGCTACGGAAGTCGCCTATGAGTTTTGCGTCCTGCGATGAGGTCCCTCAAATCTCTACACGAAAACCGCGCCTGAACGACGCAGGCGCGACCGACTAGCCGGTAGTCGGCCATCGGTGTATAGGTATCTGCCATGAGTTGGGATGCAAAAGACCTCGCAACGCTGAAACAACTCTGGACCGCAGGACAGAGCGCCGCGCAAATCGCGCATCGCCTCGGATATAGCCGTAACGCTGTCTGCGCCAAGTTGCTGCGCATGGGTCTGAAGCGCGGTCACAAGCCGCCGACCGCCAATCCCAAGATCATAGCGAGGCCATCGTTGGCGGCATGTCACCGCCCGGTGGAAAAGGTGATGTCTTCACACAAGCCAAAGCCTAAGGAATTCACCAAGCGCCAGCTCTGCGAGATGCTGGCTGAGGCCGCCGCTAACACTGCGCGACTGCTTCGATGATGCCTTGCCTTGGGAGGAGCAAACAACATGACCCCACGCGTCCCCGAGGAATTTTCCACCAGGTTGATCGACTGGAGTCCCTTTGTGATCATGGGCAACACGATGCCGCCCCGAGATCATCCTGATGAAGACGACGAGGACGACGAGGATGAAGAGGAAGAGGACCGCGCCGACGAACCGCCGGTCGTGCGCGAGCCGGACGAAGACTAGAGCATGATTCCACACGCAAAAAGCCGCCAAGGTCTCCCTCGACGGCTCGTGCCGTTGCGTTTACGTAGAGGTACTGTGTCGAGCGGTACTCGAACGCAGCCCGTGCTCGCTCTTGTTTGGACGCACGCGACCTTCAATGAGGCGGTGGGTGCGTTGCCAGTGTGTCGGGCCAACGATCCCCGATCCTTATGACGTGTGACTGGGGGCGACGCTCTTCAAGCCAGCACTGCTGTCCCATTCGATGAAATGGCAAAGCGGGTTTTCAATTGAGCGCCCCGCGATCATGATCAGCGATCAAGATCACCAGCCGATCTGCCACGGCCTGCACGCGACCCTTGAATACCTTGTCCGGCCTGACATCGCCGCGCTCGACGGCCATTGCCAGGTCGCCGACAAGCCGCTCGATCTGATTGTTGCGCGGGGGACTGACAAGGAAGACCAGGCGGCGGCCTAAAACGCCCGTCATGCTCTTCGGGCCTGAATTATATTTCGGCTAGGCGGTTCCGGCGAATGATGGTTAGAATGTCGCTCCGGGGCTGAGAGTTCTCTGTTGTTTCGGAAACTATTTTGAGCCCGATCGGGCCGCTGTTGGCGGCCCTTTTCATGGCCGCACATCAACGGGCAAAGCTGCTTCATTTTAAAAGCGGCCGAAAACAATACCGCGCCGCGACAGCGTCGGCCTCTTTCATTCGTCGAAATCGTCGTCATCGTTCCTCGGCGCCATCGTGGTCGCATGCTGCAGAGAATGCGGCGTGTGATGGCGCGGTTCGCGCGGGGCCGGGCGCTCGGGCGGATCGCGGGCGATCTTCGACTGTAATTCCGCGAGGTCGGTGAAGACATCGGCCTGCCGCCGCAGTTCGTCGGCAATCATCGGCGGCTGGCTGGAAATGGTCGAGACCACGGTGACGAGGACGCCGCGGCGCTGCATCGCCTCTACCAGCGAGCGGAAGTTGCCGTCGCCGGAGAACAGCACCATCTGGTCGATGTGTTCGGCGAGTTCCATGGCGTCGACCGCAAGCTCGATGTCCATGTTACCCTTCACCTTGCGCCGGCCGCTAGCGTCGATGAATTCCTTGGTCGCCTTGGTGATGACGGTGTAGCCGTTGTAGTCCAGCCAGTCGATCAAGGGGCGGATCGACGAGAATTCCTGATCTTCGATGATTGCTGTGTAGTAGAACGCGCGCAACAGCGTTCCGCGACTTTGGAATTCCTTGAGCAGACGCTTGTAATCGATGTCGAAACCGAGCGCCTTGGATGTCGCGTAGAGATTGGCGCCATCGATGAACAATGCAATCTTGCTGGAGGAAGATGGCATACTGACCTTTTACAAGTAGATACCAGACAAGCCCCGCTAATTCAAACTCTGCTTGGATATTGGGAGAGACAAGAAAGTCGCGATTGAGGCGGTCTCTCAAGTGATGCTCGACAATCAAATCGCAAGTGAAGATTAAAGCATCCCAAATACGAACGAGCGAAGGCAAAAGCGCTCAAGCCCATTCTTCCGGGGTAACTCCAATTTGACCCCAGGCCCGGTTTCAAGATTGGAATCGGTCTACATCTAGATATTTTAAGTTTCAATTAGTCTTTGTATAAAGAAAAAGAGATGCTTGTATCTCGACGTCCATCAATACAAGTTCATCTGGTACATTTTGGCGCGCTTGCCGGTGCGATCCTGCCACCGCCGGATGGTGACGATTGCCACCAGCGCCGACCTTTCGATCGATACGGGGCGGACATCAGCAGCAGGAAGAGAGCCCTGTCAGCTTTGTATTTGGCAGCGGCTCGGCTGCTTTCCGAACCCAGCATGACGACATCCCCTTCGGTTGTGCACACGCGCCAGCTCCATGTTCGGCCGCGCCGATTCAAGACCACTTCAAAAACTTGAAATTGGTCAGACATCGCGATCGTGACTTCCGAAGCACTTACAAGGGTGTCTCGCTCGGGTCGTTTGGGACCCGAGTGATGCGAATGAAGGCAATATGTACTCTACAAAAGTTGCATGACGGCGATCTTGATGTAGCGCAAGCGGCCCTGCTCCCGGTCCTGCCTTCCGGCCCTGTGGCTTGTCCCGGCCCAAAGCCGTCCCAGTCGCCCAGAGCTGGCCGTCCAGCGCTGTTGGCCGGGCAAGGGGTCTTGTGACGTCGTAGACGAGGATGTACTCGAAATCGACTTGGTGAGAGCTAACATCGTCAAGGGGTTGGGCCAGACCAGCCCTGTTTTTCAGCTTCAGGCCGCTCTCGCCTTCGTCGCGGTAGGTGCAGACGATCGACAGATCGCGCAATTGCGCATAAGCCGCTATCGCAGCCGCCTGGTTTTCGATCGAGTAGCGCTGATAGTCCGTTGACATACGGACGTACTGCGCGGCGGGAAGGGCCTTTTGGGACGTTGGTAGTTGATTTTTTCGGACTACGAGCGCATTGGCCGCCATCGGTCTCGCTCCCGAGTGACGCAAAGGTGACGCGCTGGAGTTTTACTTGCCGAACCACCGGCCACGGTGACCGAATTGCGTTTGCCTACCCTTAGGAAATCTGAGCGACATTGCCCAAAATAATGCGATAGCTTTGCTCAATATTGGAGAGGCATCATGTCGGCCAACGCGATAGAAATTTTGATTACGAACGCAATTCACACGGCCTTTATCAAATACCCTGAGGGCGACGGCGGCCCGAACCTCGATTATGAGTGGATTGCGCCGGACCAAAGCACCCACATCGCCAAGGCCATCCCGCTGGATCTGGCGGCTAACGGATATCAGATCGTGAAGAAGGGCGGCACCTAAGTCGCTCGAAATCGACTGCGCTGACTACAGCGAGCCCGGTTCGCGACACGGTGCTCAGAAGTCGCGAATTCATAAACCATCAGCTTCTGTCAGCTTTGGTTTACCAGGCCCCTTAAGCTTTCACGGCGGAGCCCATGACATGGTGGCTCCCAGATCGGGGACGAACCTCGACAGGGAACGCGTCAGGGTCAGGCTGCCAAGCGGCCTGACCCGCCATCCTTCGGGGAATGCAATGGGTGCGAAGACAAGGCCACAAAAGGCGAAGCGCAAGAAATCCAGGAACAGCCCGGCGCCGGCCCACGCAGCATCAATGGCATCGGTGGCAACGCAAAATCTGATCAATATGGTCGCGGTCAGTGCAACCTCGGGCGCGGTTCTGCTCGCCCTTCTGGCCACAAGGCATTTTTAGGCCGGGCGGATTCGCGGATGCGTTGTTATGGAAGAAGTCGGCCAATGGGCTGCAAAACCGCTGGCGGTCGGGCCTGCCCGCCAGCGGCCAAAACTTCTTAAGATTTCCTTTAGTCCTAGGCATGATCATCGATGACCGCAGAGGGTCACGATCATGCAGGTCCAGCCATCGAACAGTATTGAACATATCGGTTCGCTTGAAGAAGAGACGAGCTGTCAACCACCGTCACCCCCCGCGGACGCGGATTTGTCGGACTACCTCAGTCCTATTCGGGCGGACGCGTTGCACCTTTTGAGGCCCAATGCCGGCCCGGTATACGTTCTTTGCTCTGCGGTTGCGGGCGCGCTTGCGCTGGGGTTTGGACTGGGATGGGCGAGCGGCTCGACTTGGTATGGCACGCCAACCGTCATCGCCTCTATAGCACAACCAAATACGTCTCCCCCTCGAACCGAAATGAAGTCAGCTCCCAAGTCTGAAAGCGCTCGAAAGCAGGCGGCGCTTGGTACGGCGTCCAATAGTTCGACCAAGGCTCCAAATTTATCGACAGGCTCCATGCTCCGCACTGATGGACAGGCTTCCAGAACGGCCGCTACGTCTCTTCCACTAGATCTGCCCACCGGCTCGATTTCCCCCCGCGAACCACTTTACCCGGCACCGGAGACGCGCCCGGCTACGATTGCGGGCTGGACAGTTCGCGACGTTCGAGGTGGAACAGCCATCCTCGAGGGACCGGATGGAATCCGGTCAGCAATGGTTGGTGACACCGTGCCGGGTGTTGGCCAAATTGAATCGATCGTGCGCTGGGGCAACCGCTGGATCGTCGCCACGGCCAATGGGCTGATCGCCACACCCTAGCCATACAGGCCAAATGTATTCCATTAACCTTGCTCAAAAGCCTTACGCGAGTGCATGATATTCTTAGCCCCATCGCCGCGAAGCTGCCTCACTGCATTGGAGAATTCATCAACTGGCGCTAGTCCTATGCGGGAGGACATCATGCTGAGAATGATTTTGTTAGGCATGCTGATCCCGTTGAGTGTAGGAGTCCTGGCGGCAATGGAACTCAGAACTCCGCCGCGCCGTGGAGCGGCGGTCAGTGAGCCCGGTATCGAGACAGTCGCCATTCCCGATTCACTTGGGGCGCTGGCGAAGACTGATCGACTTAACGTTGCCTATGCGAGCACCGACACACCGGCACCGCCCCCTCAAGTCGATGACCGCATTTCTACATCGCAGACCGCCACTAGCAATGCTCCTAAGACTTTGAAGCCAATCAGTCGCCATCCACCTGTTCAAAAATTGACGAAAGTTCCTGCCGCTGCTCTACCCAAGCCGAGGCCAACAACCCCCAATATTGGGCGAGCTGCCATCACCGAACGTCAAAAGGTTGGCACCGACACCATACCTTGCCGGCTGAGTGCGTTTGGGGGTCTGCGTAAGGCCCTAGACTTGTCCGGCTGCGAGATTTGATTCGGCGAGCCGCGACGACAATGTCTCTTTTCTTTCTGGGCGCGAAGCACCAGCGGATCTCTGCGCTGGAACTGGATCGGAAGACGGAGGAGTACTTGCAACCAAACAACTCCTGTACCCGGAACATCTACGAACGCTCTGACAGGAGCAGTTTCCTGAAAGCAGGATAGCCTCGTTCCAATCTCCAACTTTGACACATTTAGCAGCGAAGCTTTCTGTCGAATCATCGAACGATGGTGCGATAAGATGCCCCAAAATGAGCCCAATACATCCACTCCTGAACTGGTCAAGGATGAAAAGCCGGTCGACGATTTCTTTGCGTCCAAACTCGCTGATCGAATCCGAATAGACAGTTGGCGCAGGAGACTGACTTACATTCGGCAAGAAATTCTCGACATCGCCGAGCAAGGCTCGCAACAAGGTTTTGTGGGCTTGAAACGGGAAACCGTGAAGCTCGCTAAATCAATTGAGCGATTAGAGGCCTTACTGGGCCTAAAAACGATTCAGTAAGGCGCTTATCGCACTTCTTCTGTTGTAGCGCCGACGAACCAGATTGGTCGAGCTTCATTCGGACGGTACGAACTCCCATTGCGCCGCAAGATCTCGGATCTGCTCGAACTTGAGGATCGTCGGCTCGTTCTACCGAGCCGACGAGAAAAGCGAAGCTTTAACCGGGATGAATCTCCCGAAGCCTTTGCGGACTACCGGGAATGTCGATGACCGAATTCTAAAAAGAGAGGTTACGGAACAAGTCGGCCAATGACCGACCACCCTCACCACAAGGCAAAACGCTCTCGGAACTTTTCGATCGCCGACCGTCAGACTTTTACAAATTAGCATATGTGTATTTCAAGCTTTACTGTACCCGCATCAGATGAGCGTCTGCGACGTAGCCGATGGTTTTCCCGTCCTTGGCAACCAACGTCCAGCCTTGCTCTGCTGTGACGAGTGACAGCAGCGTGCCGGCGGGCAACTGCTGAAGCTTCGCGCCTTGTCCAGCGAGCCTTTCGAACACATCCGTCGGCGCGATCACGACGTGGGTCGGCTTGGTCGGGATAGGTCCAGCTGATGACGTCTTGTCCGGGGTGGACTTTTCAGCGGATTTTCGAGGCCAGACCCTCGCGGCATAATTGCGCGCTCAGCGCCGCTGACCGACGCCCGATGAATTTCGACATCGGCTTGTGATGGCTCGCGCCAGGAGAACGAACCCAGCAACGGCAGAGAAAAGGCGGATTGCCGGAACAACGACTGGCGACGGGAGGCGTGGACCGATCAGAAGACCGAACAGGCTTCCGATCACGGTCGCGGCGACCAACGGCACCGTTTGTGGCGCTGTTGCGATGGCGCTCCATACAGTTCGGCCCAGTAGGCCAAGCGCTATGCAGTAGGCGGCGAGCGAACCGGCCATAATGAGACCGAGCGCCATCACCGGACCCGGGGTGGCCGTCCACGACGTCGCTATTCCTGACGTCGCCCCCATCCCCGCGATGGTCTTCCAGCCCTCGTATCTCTGCGATGTCCATCCAGGTAACGAACTGACAAGCAATATGAGGCCATCGCGGCCGTTACAAATGATTCAGAGAGGTAAGGGAACGTCACGACTCCAATCAAAATTCCGACCAAGGTAGCCCCGATCGATTGACCGATCACCGCCCCCCATTTTCCACCCGAAAGCCAGACATGCCGATGCATGACACCACGACATTGAGCGCAAGCAGCGTTGGCACGGCGGCTTTCGCTCCAGACGTAAAGACCAGCATGGGACCGGCTACGACACTGAAGCCGACACCAATCGCGACTTGAATCAAGGCGCCCGCAAACGTTGCCAGCAAGGTAGCGGTGTCTGTCACGAAATCATGTCCTATCACACAGGCCTCCAACGCGGGC
The Bradyrhizobium sp. KBS0727 genome window above contains:
- a CDS encoding molybdopterin-dependent oxidoreductase, translated to MNQHAKVDIRHSTCPHDCPSACALDIEVIEGRSIGRVRGSKQQTYTAGVVCAKVARYAERIHHPDRLLYPMRRTGPKGSGQFARISWDEALDEIAARFDSAEREFGAESVWPYYYAGTMGLVMRDGINRLANVKKYSRFYSTICANIARVGFAIGTGKIAGVDPREMGVSDLIVIWGTNPVNTQVNVMTHAMRARKERGAKIAAIDVYNNETMKQADIKILLKPGTDGAFACAVMHVLFREGYADRAYLAEYTDCPDELEAHLATRTPEWASAISGVPVEEIEAFARAVGQTQRTFFRLGYGFTRSRNGAAQMHAALCIPAVTGAWQYEGGGAFFNNFAIWKFNESIIEGHDARDSSVRVLDQSRIGRILTGDAVALKNGPPVKAMLIQNTNPMTVAPEQALVRQGFAREDLFMVVHEQFMTETAQMADIVLPATMFMEHDDLYYGGGHQHISVGAKLIDPPGECRSNHEVLQGLGRRLKAVHPGFEMTPRELIDATLKQSGHGDIESLEKDLWRDIQPDFRTSHYLDGFAHADKKFHFKADWAHPPFGMPGMGPWAEMPALPDHWRIIEEADEAHPFRLATSPSRSFLNTSFNETPSSIAREGNPSVMIHPADAAALGIADGEAVTLGNTRGETTLTAKLFDGVRRGVLIAESIQPNKAHIGGRGINMLTGAEEVAPVGGAAFHDNKVWVKKAALAG
- a CDS encoding NYN domain-containing protein — its product is MPSSSSKIALFIDGANLYATSKALGFDIDYKRLLKEFQSRGTLLRAFYYTAIIEDQEFSSIRPLIDWLDYNGYTVITKATKEFIDASGRRKVKGNMDIELAVDAMELAEHIDQMVLFSGDGNFRSLVEAMQRRGVLVTVVSTISSQPPMIADELRRQADVFTDLAELQSKIARDPPERPAPREPRHHTPHSLQHATTMAPRNDDDDFDE
- a CDS encoding recombinase family protein produces the protein MAANALVVRKNQLPTSQKALPAAQYVRMSTDYQRYSIENQAAAIAAYAQLRDLSIVCTYRDEGESGLKLKNRAGLAQPLDDVSSHQVDFEYILVYDVTRPLARPTALDGQLWATGTALGRDKPQGRKAGPGAGPLALHQDRRHATFVEYILPSFASLGSQTTRARHPCKCFGSHDRDV
- a CDS encoding IS110 family transposase yields the protein MEYYVGLDVSLKQTSICVVDQTGAVVREGVVESDPEAIAVYVRSKAPDAVRIGLETGPTSTWLWTELKQLGLPVICIDARHAKAVLKMQINKSDRNDAIGIARIMQTGWFKEVHVKDIDSHSVRALLASRALLVKIKRDLENHVRGLLKNLGLVIGRAKFNVFAVRAEELIEGRPELIAAIRPLLEARNAVGQQVSELDRKVMKLARHDAQVRRFMTVPGIGPITALAFKATIDDPARFARSRSVGAYVGLTSRRHASGEVDWSGRISKCGDAMLRSYLFEAAGVLLTRVPKWSAVKAWGVRLAKRNGLRKAKVAVARKLAVILHRMWIDGTEFNWSKEIAA
- a CDS encoding GcrA family cell cycle regulator, producing the protein MSWDAKDLATLKQLWTAGQSAAQIAHRLGYSRNAVCAKLLRMGLKRGHKPPTANPKIIARPSLAACHRPVEKVMSSHKPKPKEFTKRQLCEMLAEAAANTARLLR
- a CDS encoding enoyl-CoA hydratase/isomerase family protein yields the protein MTDTNSVIREKRGQALWITINRPDKRNAINADVVAGIARGYRDAHDDKEVRVIVLTGAGDKAFCAGADLQNSGAAFAMDFSRPNVDYADLLRLSQNATKPAIARVGGVCMAGGMGLLCMTDMAVSADHVIFGLPEVKVGVFPMQVLSLLQTIAPKRLVNEWSLTGEPFDAHAAQAAGLLNYVVPAAELDAKVDWLIGRIVDKSPTAIRRGKYAMRAIASMSFDESIAYTESQIALLAMTEDAKEGLKAFSEKRKPSWPGK